Genomic segment of Flavobacteriales bacterium:
GAATCGTGGTAAGAAACCAGAAGATAACAATGAAAAATGTAGATATGAATTTAATGAAAGGGTCAATGATTCTTAATGGATTCTATGAAACCAAAGATGTAAAGGCGCCTACTATTAATTTCAGAATGAATATCAAGGATTTTGATGTACATGAATGTGCAGATAAATTGAATACTGTTGAGAAAATGGCTCCAATTGCGAAGAGCATGGAAGGTACATTTGATTGTAAAATGGCCGTTGTGGGTACGCTTGATAAGCAGATGGAACCTATTTATGAAACGTTAACTGGTAGTGGTAGAATGCAAACACACGAAATAGAACTTAAGAATTTCAAACCTTTAGACGCTGTTATGAAGGCTGCGGATAAATTTAAAATGGATCCGATTAACTTTTCGGATATCAAACTGTCGTTTAAGTTTGTTGACGGTCGAGTTAACGTTAATCCATTTACGGTTCCAATTGGTAAATCAACAGTAGTTATTGAAGGATCAAATGGTTTTGATGAAACGATTGATTATTTGATGCAGTTTAAAATTGCAAAAAGCCAGTTAGGTGGACAAGCTAACGCTGCAATGAACAGTCTTTTGGGTCAGGCAAGTGGTGTTGGCTTAAATATATCTACTGGAGATTATATTAAAATGAATGTAAATGTTGGTGGAACGGTTTCTAACCCGGAAATCAAGAAAGGGTTTGGGGAAAGTGAAGATGGTTCTGGCGGAGTTAAAGAAGCTTTAAAGGATAAAGCAAAAGAGGAGTTGGACAAGGCGAAGGAGGAGATGAAAAGAAAGGCGAAAATGGAAGCTGATAAATTGAAGAGGCAAGCAGAAGCTAAGCTTCGACAAGAGGCAGAAAAGGCCAGGCAAGATTTGAAGGAGAAGGGAAAGCTTGAAGCAAAGAAAGAGCTAGAACGATTAAAGAAAGAGGGACTTCAGAAAGCAAAAGAGAGTGCTAAAGAAGATGTTAAAGAGCAAGCAAAGGATGCATTGAAAGGCTTATTTGGTAAACCTAAATAGAGTGGGGAGGAGAAGAAGATGATTATAGGTGTGAGAGAATTTAATAGAGCCTTTTTGGCTCTATTTTTATTAGCGACTATTGGTTTTGGATTTGCTGATGGCGATGAAGCTGTTGATGGTTGCGCGCAGGATGTTGGCAAGAAATCTAGGAAGAAATACAACGAAATAGTTGATTCTAGAGTCGCTAGGCAAATGAAGATGAAAGAACTTCGGAGTCTGTTGGAGGTCGAGCCAGATTATCTTGATGCTCAATATAAATTAGCTAGTTATACTTTTTTGCATCATACTGATGAGAAAAAGCCTTTGCCATTACAAAAACCTTTAAAAATGTATGTGGATCTTATTGAAGCATGTCCCACGTTTCATTCAGAGCCGTACTACCGCGCCGGGCTTATGTTTCATTCTCTTAAAGATTATAAGAAGGCTATTTTTTATTTAGATGGCTTTGTGAAGTTTAAAGAGGAGGGAAACGAGAAATATAATACTAGAAACTACGACGAGAATAGACATGAGGCAAAGTTCCTTTTAAACGAGTCTTTGTTTTTTCAAGATAAATTTGATAACCCAGTCCCATTTGATCCGAAATTGGTTGAAGGGGTAAGTTCTGCAGCGGATGAGTATTTGTCTATCGTAGCCCCCGATGGGGAGAGTGTGTATTATACACGAAGGTTTAATAAAAAGAGTAAAGACTTTTCTTTTACTAGAAACGTGGAAGAATTTACGAAAAGCGAACTTGTTGATAATGGCTTTAATAGAGGAGCAAAAATGAAACTTCCTTTTAATCAGCCTGGGGAAAATACAGGTGCAACGGCTATTTCAATAAATAATAAGGAAATGTTTCTCGCTGTGTGCCATACACGAACTAATGATGAATTGAAATGTGAAATATTCGTTTCTCATCTTAAGTACGATAAAAAAGTTATGGATATGACATGGAGTGATCCTGTAGCTTTGGGTAAAGAAGTTAATGCCGATAGATGGCAGTCTCAGCCAACGATATCTGGTGATGGTAAGACTCTTTATTTTGCTAGTATTCGGAAGGAAGGTATGGGTGGGATTGATATCTATAAAAGTGAGAGAGATTCTGTGGGTAAATGGCAAAAGGCTGTGAATCTCGGTACACCTATAAATACTGCAGGTAATGATAAAACTCCCTTTATGCACCCAGATAGTGAAACATTGTACTTTTCATCGTCGGATAGGTTTGCAAGTGATAAATGGTATGATGGGCATCAGGGTTTAGGGGGATATGATTTATTCTTTTCTAAATATAATAGCAAGGATTCAACTTGGGCCGAACCGAAAAATTTGGGATATCCAATTAATTCTGTCGACGATGAATATGGGTTTTATGTGAGCACCGATGGTATAACTGGATATTTTTCTTCGGATAAACTGAAAGGATTAGGTGGCTTGGATTTGTTTTCCTTTGAATTGTATAAAGAAGCAAGACCAGAGGAAGTGATGTTTCTTAAAGGTAATTTGAAAGGGAAAGACGGAAAACCTTTAAAAAATGCTTCTTTAGAGTTGAGGAGTTCTAGCTCACGCGACAAGCTATCGATTGATGTGGATTCTATAGATGGGGGTTATGCGATGGTGATGAAAGTAGAAGACGAAGAAGAATTTATTCTTTCCGTAAAGAGCGATGGAAGTGCGTTTAATTCAAAGTTTATATCAACTAAGGATGCTTCATTTAAAACCCCAACTACTATTGATTTTGAAGTGAAGCCAATTGCGATCGGAGAAGCATATCAATTAAATGATATTTACTTTGAGACAGATTCAGCGATCTTAACTGCAGCATCTGAATTCGTTATTGCTGAATTTATAGACTATTTAAAATCTAATCGGAGTATTCGAATTGCTGTGTATGGCCATACGGACGATATAGGCGATAATGCGCATAATTTAGAGTTGTCAAGATTGAGAGCGGAAGAGGTGACTAATTATTTGATAGAGGAAGGTATAGCAAAGAGTAGAATTACTTTTAAGGGAAAAGGTGAATCTCAGCCAGTAGCTTCTAATAAAACGCCTGAGGGGAGGGCGAAGAATAGAAGAACGGAATTTGTAATTATCTCCAAATAAAAAAAGCCTTGTTTCCAAGGCTTTTCTAATATCGTTAAAATCTTATTAAGATCTTCTTTCTTTAATTCTAGCTTTCTTACCAATTCTTTCTCGTTGATAAAAGATTCTAGCTCTTCTAACTTTACCTTTCTTATCAATTTTAATGTTATCGATATTTGGTGAAGTTGTTGGGAAAATTCTTTCTACTCCGATTCCGTTAGAAATTTTTCTAACTGTAAAAGTTGCCGCTTTAATTTGAATAACAATACCTTGGAAAAGCTGAATACGTTCTTTTTCGCCTTCTCTAATCTTGTAAGATACTGTAACAGTGTCTCCTGCTTTAAAGTCTGGGTGATCCGTTCTCGGTATCAATAAGTCATTTACGTAATCTACTGCATTCATGTCGTCTATATTTTCTTGTAAAATTCGGACTGCAATATTAAAGAAATAAATTCATTTTCCCCGCTAATATTGCATCAAACTCAATCTTTTATTAAACCCGGTCTTAGTTTTTCTGTTCTTTCGATTGCTTTGTCGTATCTCCAGTTATCTATTTC
This window contains:
- a CDS encoding OmpA family protein, which translates into the protein MIIGVREFNRAFLALFLLATIGFGFADGDEAVDGCAQDVGKKSRKKYNEIVDSRVARQMKMKELRSLLEVEPDYLDAQYKLASYTFLHHTDEKKPLPLQKPLKMYVDLIEACPTFHSEPYYRAGLMFHSLKDYKKAIFYLDGFVKFKEEGNEKYNTRNYDENRHEAKFLLNESLFFQDKFDNPVPFDPKLVEGVSSAADEYLSIVAPDGESVYYTRRFNKKSKDFSFTRNVEEFTKSELVDNGFNRGAKMKLPFNQPGENTGATAISINNKEMFLAVCHTRTNDELKCEIFVSHLKYDKKVMDMTWSDPVALGKEVNADRWQSQPTISGDGKTLYFASIRKEGMGGIDIYKSERDSVGKWQKAVNLGTPINTAGNDKTPFMHPDSETLYFSSSDRFASDKWYDGHQGLGGYDLFFSKYNSKDSTWAEPKNLGYPINSVDDEYGFYVSTDGITGYFSSDKLKGLGGLDLFSFELYKEARPEEVMFLKGNLKGKDGKPLKNASLELRSSSSRDKLSIDVDSIDGGYAMVMKVEDEEEFILSVKSDGSAFNSKFISTKDASFKTPTTIDFEVKPIAIGEAYQLNDIYFETDSAILTAASEFVIAEFIDYLKSNRSIRIAVYGHTDDIGDNAHNLELSRLRAEEVTNYLIEEGIAKSRITFKGKGESQPVASNKTPEGRAKNRRTEFVIISK
- the rplS gene encoding 50S ribosomal protein L19 encodes the protein MNAVDYVNDLLIPRTDHPDFKAGDTVTVSYKIREGEKERIQLFQGIVIQIKAATFTVRKISNGIGVERIFPTTSPNIDNIKIDKKGKVRRARIFYQRERIGKKARIKERRS